Proteins encoded in a region of the Paucibacter sediminis genome:
- a CDS encoding ethanolamine ammonia-lyase subunit EutB, translating into MGYRASLGAQSYHFADLRELMAKASPARSGDELAGLAARSAAERVAARIALAELPLNTFLHQALVPYEADEITRLIIDGLPATAFAPVAHLTVGELRDWLLAADGASLAALAPGLMPEMVAAVSKLMRNQDLLLVASRCRVVTRFRATLGLPGTLAVRLQPNHPADEPAGILASIIDGLMYGAGDAVIGINPVSDSVAAQLRLLHMLDELIAHHAIPTQSCVLTHVTNTLQAMQQGAPVDLVFQSIAGTEAAQRSFGIDLALLDEAHAAVRGLGRGGEHLMYFETGQGSALSANAHHGVDQQTLEARAYAVARRYRPLLVNTVVGFIGPEYLYDGKQIIRAGLEDHFCGKLLGLPMGCDICYTNHAEADQDDMDNLLVLLASAGLNFMMGVPGADDVMLNYQSTSFHDALFVRQLLGLRRAPEFEAWLQAMSITDAAGALLPAPAQPALAAALQRLLPKS; encoded by the coding sequence ATGGGATACCGCGCCAGCCTGGGAGCACAGAGCTACCACTTTGCCGATCTGCGCGAGCTGATGGCCAAAGCCAGCCCGGCGCGTTCGGGCGACGAACTGGCCGGCCTGGCGGCGCGCAGTGCCGCCGAGCGCGTGGCCGCGCGCATTGCGCTGGCCGAGCTGCCGCTGAATACCTTTCTGCACCAGGCCCTGGTGCCTTATGAGGCCGACGAGATCACGCGCCTCATCATCGACGGCCTCCCTGCCACCGCCTTTGCGCCGGTGGCGCATCTCACCGTGGGCGAGTTGCGCGACTGGCTGCTCGCCGCCGATGGTGCCAGCCTCGCCGCCCTGGCGCCCGGCCTCATGCCCGAGATGGTGGCGGCGGTGAGCAAGCTGATGCGCAACCAGGACCTGCTGCTGGTGGCGAGCCGCTGCCGGGTGGTGACACGCTTTCGCGCCACCCTGGGCCTGCCCGGCACCTTGGCCGTGCGCTTGCAGCCCAACCATCCGGCGGACGAGCCCGCCGGCATCCTGGCCAGCATCATTGATGGGCTGATGTATGGCGCGGGCGACGCGGTGATTGGCATCAACCCGGTGTCCGACAGCGTGGCCGCGCAGCTGCGGTTGCTGCACATGCTGGATGAGCTGATCGCGCACCATGCCATCCCCACCCAGAGCTGCGTGCTCACCCATGTCACCAACACCTTGCAGGCGATGCAGCAGGGCGCGCCGGTGGACCTGGTGTTCCAGTCGATTGCCGGTACCGAGGCCGCGCAGCGCAGCTTCGGCATCGACCTCGCGCTGCTGGACGAGGCACATGCGGCGGTGCGCGGGCTCGGGCGTGGCGGCGAGCACCTGATGTACTTCGAGACCGGGCAGGGCTCGGCGCTCTCGGCCAATGCCCACCATGGCGTGGACCAGCAGACCCTGGAGGCGCGCGCCTATGCGGTGGCGCGGCGCTACCGGCCGCTGCTTGTGAATACGGTGGTGGGCTTCATCGGCCCGGAGTATCTGTACGACGGCAAACAGATCATCCGTGCCGGGCTGGAAGATCACTTCTGCGGCAAGCTGCTGGGCCTGCCGATGGGCTGCGACATCTGCTACACCAACCATGCCGAGGCCGACCAGGACGATATGGACAACCTGCTGGTGCTGCTGGCCAGCGCCGGCCTCAACTTCATGATGGGCGTGCCGGGGGCCGACGACGTGATGCTGAACTACCAGAGCACCTCCTTCCACGACGCGCTGTTTGTGCGCCAGCTGCTGGGCCTGCGCCGTGCGCCCGAGTTCGAGGCCTGGCTGCAAGCCATGTCCATCACCGATGCGGCGGGCGCGCTCTTGCCGGCGCCTGCCCAGCCCGCCTTGGCAGCGGCCTTGCAGCGGCTCTTGCCGAAGTCATGA
- the eutC gene encoding ethanolamine ammonia-lyase subunit EutC: MSTPTDPWAELRRHTPARIALGRAGASLPTRELLAFGAAHAQARDAVHQALDLPALEAALQAEGWASLRVASRAADRAEYLRRPDLGRRLDAASAQRLEAQGGAAVDLLIVLGDGLSAKAVQAHAVPLLRALRDALRGEFSLAPLLLASQARVALADEAAGLMGARLALMLIGERPGLSSPDSLGAYLTHAPRLGCHDAQRNCISNIRPQGLAPALAALRLNWLLREALRRRLSGVGLKDESETLLLAR; this comes from the coding sequence ATGAGCACACCTACTGACCCCTGGGCCGAGCTGCGCCGCCACACGCCGGCGCGCATCGCCCTGGGCCGCGCTGGCGCCAGCCTGCCCACGCGCGAGCTGCTGGCCTTCGGGGCGGCGCATGCGCAGGCGCGCGATGCCGTGCACCAGGCCCTGGATCTGCCCGCCCTGGAGGCGGCGCTGCAGGCCGAGGGCTGGGCCAGCTTGCGCGTGGCCAGCCGTGCCGCCGACCGCGCCGAGTACCTGCGCCGGCCCGATCTGGGCCGCCGGCTGGACGCGGCGAGCGCGCAGCGCCTGGAAGCGCAGGGCGGGGCGGCGGTGGATCTGCTGATCGTGCTGGGCGACGGGCTCTCGGCCAAGGCGGTGCAGGCGCACGCCGTGCCGCTCTTGCGGGCGTTGCGCGACGCATTGCGCGGCGAGTTCAGTCTGGCGCCGCTGCTGCTGGCCAGCCAGGCGCGCGTGGCCCTGGCCGACGAGGCGGCCGGGCTGATGGGTGCGCGCCTGGCCCTGATGCTGATCGGTGAGCGACCGGGGCTGTCTTCGCCCGACAGCCTGGGTGCCTACCTCACCCACGCGCCACGCCTGGGCTGCCACGATGCCCAGCGCAACTGCATCAGCAATATCCGCCCGCAAGGCCTGGCGCCCGCGCTGGCGGCGCTGCGCCTGAACTGGCTGCTGCGCGAGGCCCTGCGCCGCCGCCTGAGCGGCGTGGGCCTGAAGGACGAGAGCGAGACCCTGCTGCTGGCGCGCTGA
- a CDS encoding Tex family protein: MDKILLQIAAELKVRPAQIHAAVELLDGGATVPFIARYRKEATDGLDDIQLRELESRLGYLRELEERRAAVLKSIEEQGKLTPELRAAIEAAPTKQELEDLYLPYKQKRRTKGMIAREAGLEPLADKLFADPTLDPQAEASAFVNAELGFADAFAVLDGVRDLLSERWAEDALLIGKLREWLWAEGLFQSKLMEGKDENNPDIAKFRDYFDYAEPIRTVPSHRALAVFRGRTQEFLDAKLVLDEELVAGQPGLAEGRIARHLGWSHGKRASDELLRKTVAWTWKVKLSMSLERDLFARLRDEAEKVAIKVFAENLRDLLLAAPAGKRVVMGLDPGIRTGVKVAVVSDTGRVLDTHTVYPHEPRKDWEGSLHTLASLVATHGVNLIAIGNGTASRETDKLAADLIKRIQQLAPGTVIDKVVVSEAGASVYSASEFASKELPDLDVSLRGAVSIARRLQDPLAELVKIDPKSIGVGQYQHDVNQSELARTLVAVVEDCVNSVGVDLNTASAPLLSRVSGLSNAVAASIVRWRDTHGAFKNRQQLLDVTGLGPKTFEQAAGFLRIRDGDNPLDLSGVHPETYPLVQRVLAQLGRPAAEVMGRSDVIRALKPEAFADEKFGAITVKDVFAELEKPGRDPRPDFKVARFNDGVDDIKDLVEGMVLEGTVSNVAQFGAFVDLGVHQDGLVHVSQLANKFVSDAREVVKTGDIVKVKVLEVDLARKRISLTMKLDAAAAPRGERKAQDNSFRPAARHERPAGAARAHSAPAAAGGNAMAAAFAKLQGKR; the protein is encoded by the coding sequence TTGGACAAGATCCTGCTTCAGATTGCCGCCGAACTGAAAGTTCGCCCGGCCCAGATCCACGCCGCCGTGGAGCTGCTCGATGGCGGGGCCACCGTGCCCTTCATCGCCCGTTACCGCAAGGAGGCCACCGACGGCCTCGACGACATCCAGCTGCGCGAGCTGGAGTCGCGCCTGGGCTATCTGCGCGAGCTCGAAGAGCGCCGCGCCGCGGTGCTCAAGAGCATCGAAGAGCAGGGCAAGCTCACGCCCGAGCTGCGCGCTGCCATCGAGGCCGCGCCCACCAAGCAGGAGCTGGAAGACCTCTACCTGCCCTACAAGCAGAAGCGCCGCACCAAGGGCATGATCGCCCGCGAGGCCGGCCTGGAGCCGCTGGCCGACAAGCTGTTTGCCGACCCCACGCTGGACCCGCAGGCCGAGGCCTCAGCCTTCGTGAATGCCGAGCTGGGTTTTGCCGACGCCTTCGCGGTGCTGGACGGCGTGCGCGACCTGCTCTCCGAGCGCTGGGCCGAGGATGCCCTGCTGATCGGCAAGCTGCGCGAATGGCTGTGGGCTGAGGGCCTGTTCCAGTCCAAGCTGATGGAAGGCAAGGACGAGAACAACCCCGACATCGCCAAGTTCCGCGATTACTTCGACTACGCCGAACCCATACGCACCGTGCCCTCGCACCGCGCGTTGGCGGTGTTCCGCGGCCGCACCCAGGAGTTCCTGGATGCCAAGCTGGTGCTGGACGAGGAACTGGTGGCCGGCCAGCCTGGGCTGGCCGAAGGCCGCATCGCGCGCCATCTCGGTTGGAGCCATGGCAAGCGTGCCAGCGACGAGTTGCTGCGCAAGACCGTGGCCTGGACCTGGAAGGTCAAGCTCAGCATGAGCCTGGAGCGCGACCTGTTCGCGCGCCTGCGTGACGAGGCCGAGAAGGTCGCGATCAAGGTGTTCGCCGAGAACCTGCGCGATCTGCTGCTGGCCGCGCCGGCCGGCAAGCGCGTGGTGATGGGTCTGGACCCTGGCATCCGCACCGGCGTGAAGGTGGCGGTGGTGAGCGACACCGGCCGCGTGCTGGACACCCACACCGTCTACCCGCATGAGCCGCGCAAGGACTGGGAAGGCTCGCTGCACACGCTGGCGAGTCTGGTGGCCACGCATGGTGTGAACCTGATCGCGATCGGCAACGGCACGGCCAGCCGCGAGACCGACAAGCTGGCGGCCGACCTCATCAAGCGCATCCAGCAATTGGCACCCGGCACCGTGATCGACAAGGTGGTGGTCAGCGAGGCCGGCGCCTCGGTGTACTCGGCCTCCGAGTTCGCCTCCAAGGAGCTGCCGGACCTGGACGTGAGCCTGCGCGGCGCCGTCTCGATCGCACGCCGCCTGCAGGACCCGCTGGCCGAGCTGGTGAAGATCGACCCCAAGAGCATCGGCGTGGGCCAGTACCAGCACGACGTGAACCAGAGCGAGCTGGCGCGTACGCTGGTGGCGGTGGTGGAAGACTGCGTGAACTCGGTGGGGGTGGACCTCAACACCGCCTCGGCGCCGCTGCTGTCGCGCGTCTCGGGCCTCTCCAACGCGGTGGCCGCCAGCATCGTGCGCTGGCGCGACACCCACGGTGCCTTCAAGAACCGCCAGCAGTTGCTGGACGTGACCGGCCTGGGCCCCAAGACCTTCGAGCAGGCGGCGGGTTTTCTGCGCATCCGCGATGGCGACAACCCGCTGGATCTCTCGGGCGTGCACCCCGAGACCTACCCGCTGGTGCAGCGCGTGCTGGCCCAGCTGGGCCGCCCGGCGGCCGAGGTGATGGGGCGCAGCGACGTGATCCGTGCGCTCAAGCCCGAGGCCTTTGCGGACGAGAAGTTCGGTGCCATCACGGTCAAGGACGTGTTTGCCGAGCTGGAGAAGCCCGGCCGCGACCCGCGCCCGGACTTCAAGGTGGCGCGCTTCAATGACGGCGTGGACGACATCAAGGACCTGGTGGAAGGCATGGTGCTGGAGGGCACGGTCTCCAACGTGGCGCAGTTCGGTGCCTTCGTGGACCTGGGCGTGCACCAGGACGGCCTGGTGCATGTGAGCCAGCTGGCCAACAAGTTCGTCAGCGATGCGCGCGAGGTGGTGAAGACCGGCGACATCGTCAAGGTCAAGGTGCTGGAGGTGGACCTGGCGCGCAAGCGCATCTCGCTGACCATGAAGCTGGATGCCGCCGCCGCGCCGCGCGGCGAGCGCAAGGCGCAGGACAACAGCTTCCGCCCGGCGGCGCGCCACGAGCGCCCGGCGGGTGCAGCGCGTGCGCACAGCGCCCCGGCCGCCGCGGGTGGCAATGCCATGGCCGCGGCCTTTGCCAAGCTGCAGGGCAAACGCTGA